The following proteins are encoded in a genomic region of Flammeovirga pectinis:
- a CDS encoding DUF4268 domain-containing protein has product MFSKEEASRFRSEFWTKFGKMMAPYKSQNGTKVNWTNYKTGIKNIYFKMDVDSKKASIGIYLTHKDPEIQEIYFQQFIDMKDYIHSILGEEWIWELNTKNEIGQVVTKIYFEQKGLNMYKENDWADIYQFLQPRILKLDEFWDDTKDVFKNLA; this is encoded by the coding sequence ATGTTTTCGAAAGAAGAAGCTTCTAGATTTAGATCCGAATTTTGGACCAAATTTGGAAAAATGATGGCTCCTTACAAATCTCAAAATGGGACTAAAGTAAATTGGACCAATTATAAAACTGGAATTAAAAATATATACTTCAAAATGGATGTTGATAGTAAAAAAGCATCCATCGGTATTTACCTAACTCATAAAGACCCCGAAATTCAAGAAATTTATTTCCAACAATTTATTGATATGAAAGATTATATCCATTCAATTTTAGGCGAGGAATGGATATGGGAGCTAAATACTAAAAATGAAATAGGTCAAGTTGTTACTAAAATATATTTTGAACAGAAGGGGTTGAATATGTATAAAGAAAATGATTGGGCTGATATCTATCAATTCTTACAACCAAGAATACTAAAACTCGATGAGTTTTGGGATGATACTAAAGATGTTTTCAAAAATCTTGCTTAA
- the egtD gene encoding L-histidine N(alpha)-methyltransferase: MITEKSLFAKHVDEGLSSTKKHLSSMYFYDTKGELLFRKIMNLQEYYLTDCEMEILRTHGNEIASSLQNEYVDIIELGAGDGIKTKELLKHFDFNTINYRPIDISEQAIRDITSKMKEWLPGLNVNGICGDYFQMISSLKSSNKKLILFLGSNLGNMNDNQASNFIEHLDKVMNVGDSIFIGLDLIKAKEIVLPAYNDDRGITAAFNLNLLERMNRELNANFIIDQFQHYATYTEKEGIAKSYIKSKVNQTVYIKALEQNYSFSENELIHTEVSRKYDLDIIRKIIENTSLKLTHQFTDNKQYFTNLVLKKS; this comes from the coding sequence ATGATAACTGAAAAATCTCTTTTTGCAAAGCATGTTGATGAAGGACTATCATCTACTAAAAAACATTTATCATCTATGTATTTTTATGATACTAAAGGGGAATTACTTTTTAGAAAAATCATGAACTTACAAGAATATTATCTTACAGATTGTGAAATGGAAATTTTACGTACTCATGGGAATGAAATTGCAAGTTCACTTCAAAATGAATACGTAGATATTATAGAACTAGGCGCTGGTGATGGTATCAAAACAAAAGAACTTCTAAAGCATTTTGATTTTAATACTATTAATTATCGACCAATTGATATTAGTGAGCAAGCTATTAGAGACATTACTTCTAAAATGAAAGAATGGCTTCCAGGTTTAAACGTAAATGGTATTTGTGGTGATTATTTTCAAATGATTAGCTCTTTAAAAAGTTCTAATAAAAAATTAATCTTATTTCTTGGTTCAAACTTAGGTAATATGAATGACAACCAAGCTAGTAATTTTATAGAGCACTTAGATAAAGTAATGAATGTTGGTGATAGTATTTTTATTGGTTTAGATTTAATTAAAGCAAAGGAAATAGTACTCCCTGCCTATAATGATGATAGAGGCATAACTGCAGCTTTCAATTTAAACCTTTTAGAAAGAATGAATAGAGAGTTAAATGCAAACTTTATTATTGATCAATTCCAACATTATGCTACTTATACAGAAAAAGAAGGGATTGCAAAGAGTTATATTAAGAGTAAGGTAAATCAAACTGTTTATATTAAAGCATTAGAACAAAACTATTCGTTTAGCGAAAATGAATTAATTCATACAGAAGTTAGTCGTAAATATGACTTAGATATTATTCGAAAAATAATAGAGAATACCTCTCTAAAATTAACACATCAGTTTACTGACAATAAACAATATTTCACAAATTTAGTCTTAAAAAAATCTTAG
- the egtB gene encoding ergothioneine biosynthesis protein EgtB codes for MSLEHFFLTRKRTEDFCKPLSVEDYTPQIALHASPMKWQLGHTTWFFETFILNKYQKDYKIFNKSFSFLFNSYYNNIGDRLSRDNRGVLTRPSVEDVYAYRKYVDDEIELFFNQNDDDETNALLEIGINHEEQHQELMITDLKLLFFNHPFKTQYKPNGSLLEDSIDNEESKWITIEEGIYNIGFKGKGFSYDNEHGQHKVYLQQFQIGKNYVTNDEYIAFINDGGYNRFELWLDEGWSWVKENNIKHPLYWDYKDNKWYQFTLGGVEIINPKSILGHINFYEAEAFARWKGMRLPTEFEWEIASKHFNWGKRWEWTNSAYLPYPGFKTADGALGEYNGKFMINTMVLRGGSVATSPNHSRNTYRNFFHPHYRWQYSGIRLAK; via the coding sequence ATGAGTCTTGAACATTTTTTTTTAACTAGGAAACGTACCGAAGATTTTTGTAAACCACTTTCTGTTGAAGATTATACTCCTCAAATTGCTTTACACGCGAGTCCTATGAAATGGCAACTAGGCCATACTACTTGGTTTTTTGAAACTTTCATCTTAAATAAATATCAAAAGGATTATAAAATCTTTAATAAAAGTTTCTCTTTTCTATTTAATAGCTACTATAATAATATTGGGGATCGTCTTTCTAGAGATAATAGAGGAGTTCTTACAAGACCTTCTGTTGAAGACGTTTATGCATACAGGAAATATGTAGATGATGAAATTGAACTTTTTTTTAATCAGAATGATGATGATGAAACAAATGCACTACTAGAAATTGGGATTAATCATGAAGAGCAACATCAAGAATTAATGATTACAGATTTAAAATTATTATTCTTTAACCATCCATTTAAAACACAGTACAAACCAAATGGTAGTTTGCTTGAAGATAGTATTGATAATGAAGAAAGCAAATGGATTACTATTGAAGAAGGTATTTATAATATAGGTTTTAAAGGAAAAGGCTTTTCTTACGACAACGAACACGGACAACATAAAGTCTATCTACAGCAATTTCAAATTGGTAAAAATTATGTTACTAATGATGAATATATAGCTTTCATTAATGATGGTGGATATAATCGGTTTGAATTATGGTTAGACGAAGGTTGGTCTTGGGTTAAAGAGAATAACATTAAACACCCTCTTTATTGGGATTATAAAGACAATAAATGGTATCAGTTCACTCTTGGTGGTGTTGAAATTATAAATCCGAAAAGTATCCTTGGTCATATCAATTTTTATGAAGCTGAAGCATTTGCTCGATGGAAAGGTATGCGTTTACCTACAGAATTTGAATGGGAAATTGCTTCAAAACATTTTAATTGGGGAAAAAGATGGGAATGGACAAACAGTGCTTATTTACCTTACCCTGGATTTAAAACTGCAGATGGTGCTTTAGGGGAATACAATGGGAAGTTTATGATTAATACAATGGTTTTAAGAGGAGGAAGCGTAGCAACATCTCCTAATCATAGTAGAAATACATATAGAAATTTTTTTCACCCTCATTATAGGTGGCAATATTCTGGAATTAGACTTGCTAAATAA